Proteins encoded within one genomic window of Gasterosteus aculeatus chromosome 18, fGasAcu3.hap1.1, whole genome shotgun sequence:
- the pak5 gene encoding serine/threonine-protein kinase PAK 5 isoform X7: MFGKKKKRLEISAPSNFEHRVHTGFDPREQKFTGLPQQWQSLLADTANRPKPMVDPSYITPIQLAPMKTIVRGNRPPKDASINGLLEDFDNISVTRSNSLRKESPPGPHQAGAGPKPPGGGGGGGGRPGAPEENGFSHYYSRYSCDLDTSGRDFSLDAGKPSFSADGDWAAGRHYRFTKQNGHSYPIRSPFYPDAMPQKADYGKLPPDYHTYLESKGRSADEAASTVGSGVGSSGYYRASVGGSSSQDYRDTSVGTPSRASLRSEQINYPDSEWSYGGLRDEYEKRPKSSYVAQTSPTPAIRQRSRSGSGLQEPNVPYAAGGAFKNPPQAHPYSSYTYPRLSESLANVQTLTKGDYERPARDGSPQVAGGDTYPRGPLKQPQGHMRPPGYPPAHLPYPPVFHHYKPSPYHHPPSQPSPPYTPQGAYSQPSSPYIPPGGYPPPSWGSSSDTQPSRVSHEQFRAALQLVVNPGDPREYLDSFIKIGEGSTGIVCIASEKHSGKQVAVKKMDLRKQQRRELLFNEVVIMRDYHHENVVDMYNSYLVGDELWVVMEFLEGGALTDIVTHTRMNEEQIATVCLSVLRALSYLHTQGVIHRDIKSDSILLTSDGRIKLSDFGFCAQVSKEVPKRKSLVGTPYWMAPEVISRLPYGTEVDIWSLGIMVIEMVDGEPPYFNEPPLQAMRRIRDNLPPRLKESHKVSLVLRSFLDLMLVREPSQRATAQELLQHPFLKLSGPPSCIVPLMRHYRHR; encoded by the exons ATGtttgggaagaagaagaagcggctGGAGATCTCAGCCCCGTCAAACTTTGAGCACCGCGTCCACACGGGCTTCGACCCGCGGGAGCAGAAGTTCACCGGGCTGCCGCAGCAATGGCAGAGCCTGCTGGCGGACACCGCCAATCGCCCTAAGCCCATGGTGGACCCCTCCTACATCACCCCCATCCAGCTGGCGCCGATGAAG ACCATCGTTCGAGGGAACCGGCCCCCCAAAGACGCCTCCATCAACGGCCTTCTGGAGGACTTCGACAACATCTCCGTGACGCGCTCCAACTCCCTGCGCAAAGAGAGCCCGCCGGGCCCCCACCAGGCGGGAGCCGGCCCCAAGccccccggcggcggcggcggcggcggcggccgcccCGGCGCCCCGGAGGAGAACGGGTTCAGCCACTACTACTCCCGCTACTCCTGCGACCTGGACACCTCCGGCCGGGACTTTTCTCTCGACGCCGGCAAGCCGAGCTTCTCCGCGGACGGGGACTGGGCCGCCGGCAGGCACTACCGGTTCACCAAGCAGAACGGCCACTCGTACCCCATCCGCAGCCCCTTCTACCCGGACGCCATGCCCCAGAAGGCCGACTACGGCAAGCTCCCGCCGGACTACCACACCTACCTGGAGAGCAAAGGCCGCTCGGCCGACGAGGCGGCCTCCACGGTGGGCAGCGGCGTGGGCTCCAGCGGCTACTACCGGGCGTCCGTCGGCGGCTCGTCCAGCCAGGACTACCGGGACACGTCGGTGGGCACGCCGTCCCGCGCCTCGCTGCGCAGCGAGCAGATCAACTACCCGGACAGCGAGTGGAGCTACGGCGGCCTGCGGGACGAGTACGAGAAGCGGCCCAAGAGCTCGTACGTGGCGCAGACCAGCCCCACGCCGGCGATACGGCAGCGGTCCCGCTCGGGCTCCGGGCTGCAGGAGCCCAACGTCCCCTACGCCGCCGGCGGGGCGTTCAAGAACCCGCCGCAGGCCCACCCGTACAGCTCCTACACCTACCCGCGCCTCTCGGAGAGCCTCGCCAACGTCCAGACGCTAACCAAG GGCGACTACGAGCGTCCCGCGCGGGACGGCAGTCCCCAGGTCGCGGGGGGCGACACGTACCCCCGAGGGCCCCTCAAGCAGCCGCAGGGCCACATGAGGCCGCCGGGCTACCCGCCCGCTCACCTGCCCTACCCGCCCGTGTTCCACCATTACAAGCCGTCACCctaccaccaccccccctcccagcccAGCCCGCCCTACACCCCCCAG GGGGCCTACTCGCAGCCCTCCTCCCCCTACATCCCCCCGGGGGGCTACCCGCCCCCTTCCTGGGGGTCCAGCTCGGACACGCAGCCTTCCAGAGTCTCTCACGAGCAGTTCAGGGCTGCGCTCCAGCTGGTGGTCAATCCAG GTGACCCTCGGGAATACCTGGACAGCTTTATCAAAATCGGCGAGGGCTCCACGGGTATCGTGTGCATCGCCAGCGAGAAACACAGCGGCAAGCAGGTGGCCGTGAAGAAGATGGACCtcaggaagcagcagaggagggagctGCTCTTCAACGag GTGGTGATCATGAGGGACTACCATCACGAGAACGTGGTGGACATGTACAACAGCTACCTGGTGGGGGACGAGCTGTGGGTCGTCATGGAGTTCCTCGAGGGCGGGGCTCTCACCGACATCGTGACTCACACCAG GATGAACGAGGAGCAGATCGCCACGGTGTGCCTGTCGGTGCTGAGGGCTCTGTCCTACCTGCACACGCAGGGCGTCATCCACCGCGACATCAAGAGCGACTCCATCCTCCTGACCAGTGACGGCAGG ATCAAGCTATCAGACTTCGGCTTCTGTGCCCAAGTTTCCAAAGAGGTGCCCAAGAGGAAGTCGCTGGTGGGCACGCCCTACTGGATGGCACCGGAGGTCATCTCCAGACTGCCTTATGGGACCGAG GTGGACATCTGGTCTTTAGGCATCATGGTGATCGAGATGGTGGACGGAGAGCCGCCCTACTTCAACGAACCCCCTCTGCAGGCCATGAGGAGGATACGGGACAACCTGCCCCCTCGGCTAAAAGAGTCGCACAAG GTGTCCTTGGTGCTACGGTCCTTCCTGGACCTCATGCTGGTGAGGGAGCCGTCGCAGAGGGCCACGGCCCAGGAGCTCCTCCAGCACCCCTTCCTCAAGCTGTCGGGACCGCCGTCCTGCATCGTGCCCCTCATGAGACACTATCGCCACCGCtga
- the pak5 gene encoding serine/threonine-protein kinase PAK 5 isoform X6: protein MFGKKKKRLEISAPSNFEHRVHTGFDPREQKFTGLPQQWQSLLADTANRPKPMVDPSYITPIQLAPMKISPKKVRSSETPLPKTIVRGNRPPKDASINGLLEDFDNISVTRSNSLRKESPPGPHQAGAGPKPPGGGGGGGGRPGAPEENGFSHYYSRYSCDLDTSGRDFSLDAGKPSFSADGDWAAGRHYRFTKQNGHSYPIRSPFYPDAMPQKADYGKLPPDYHTYLESKGRSADEAASTVGSGVGSSGYYRASVGGSSSQDYRDTSVGTPSRASLRSEQINYPDSEWSYGGLRDEYEKRPKSSYVAQTSPTPAIRQRSRSGSGLQEPNVPYAAGGAFKNPPQAHPYSSYTYPRLSESLANVQTLTKGDYERPARDGSPQVAGGDTYPRGPLKQPQGHMRPPGYPPAHLPYPPVFHHYKPSPYHHPPSQPSPPYTPQGAYSQPSSPYIPPGGYPPPSWGSSSDTQPSRVSHEQFRAALQLVVNPGDPREYLDSFIKIGEGSTGIVCIASEKHSGKQVAVKKMDLRKQQRRELLFNEVVIMRDYHHENVVDMYNSYLVGDELWVVMEFLEGGALTDIVTHTRMNEEQIATVCLSVLRALSYLHTQGVIHRDIKSDSILLTSDGRIKLSDFGFCAQVSKEVPKRKSLVGTPYWMAPEVISRLPYGTEVDIWSLGIMVIEMVDGEPPYFNEPPLQAMRRIRDNLPPRLKESHKVSLVLRSFLDLMLVREPSQRATAQELLQHPFLKLSGPPSCIVPLMRHYRHR, encoded by the exons ATGtttgggaagaagaagaagcggctGGAGATCTCAGCCCCGTCAAACTTTGAGCACCGCGTCCACACGGGCTTCGACCCGCGGGAGCAGAAGTTCACCGGGCTGCCGCAGCAATGGCAGAGCCTGCTGGCGGACACCGCCAATCGCCCTAAGCCCATGGTGGACCCCTCCTACATCACCCCCATCCAGCTGGCGCCGATGAAG ATATCTCCCAAGAAAGTCCGGTCATCCGAAACGCCGTTGCCCAAA ACCATCGTTCGAGGGAACCGGCCCCCCAAAGACGCCTCCATCAACGGCCTTCTGGAGGACTTCGACAACATCTCCGTGACGCGCTCCAACTCCCTGCGCAAAGAGAGCCCGCCGGGCCCCCACCAGGCGGGAGCCGGCCCCAAGccccccggcggcggcggcggcggcggcggccgcccCGGCGCCCCGGAGGAGAACGGGTTCAGCCACTACTACTCCCGCTACTCCTGCGACCTGGACACCTCCGGCCGGGACTTTTCTCTCGACGCCGGCAAGCCGAGCTTCTCCGCGGACGGGGACTGGGCCGCCGGCAGGCACTACCGGTTCACCAAGCAGAACGGCCACTCGTACCCCATCCGCAGCCCCTTCTACCCGGACGCCATGCCCCAGAAGGCCGACTACGGCAAGCTCCCGCCGGACTACCACACCTACCTGGAGAGCAAAGGCCGCTCGGCCGACGAGGCGGCCTCCACGGTGGGCAGCGGCGTGGGCTCCAGCGGCTACTACCGGGCGTCCGTCGGCGGCTCGTCCAGCCAGGACTACCGGGACACGTCGGTGGGCACGCCGTCCCGCGCCTCGCTGCGCAGCGAGCAGATCAACTACCCGGACAGCGAGTGGAGCTACGGCGGCCTGCGGGACGAGTACGAGAAGCGGCCCAAGAGCTCGTACGTGGCGCAGACCAGCCCCACGCCGGCGATACGGCAGCGGTCCCGCTCGGGCTCCGGGCTGCAGGAGCCCAACGTCCCCTACGCCGCCGGCGGGGCGTTCAAGAACCCGCCGCAGGCCCACCCGTACAGCTCCTACACCTACCCGCGCCTCTCGGAGAGCCTCGCCAACGTCCAGACGCTAACCAAG GGCGACTACGAGCGTCCCGCGCGGGACGGCAGTCCCCAGGTCGCGGGGGGCGACACGTACCCCCGAGGGCCCCTCAAGCAGCCGCAGGGCCACATGAGGCCGCCGGGCTACCCGCCCGCTCACCTGCCCTACCCGCCCGTGTTCCACCATTACAAGCCGTCACCctaccaccaccccccctcccagcccAGCCCGCCCTACACCCCCCAG GGGGCCTACTCGCAGCCCTCCTCCCCCTACATCCCCCCGGGGGGCTACCCGCCCCCTTCCTGGGGGTCCAGCTCGGACACGCAGCCTTCCAGAGTCTCTCACGAGCAGTTCAGGGCTGCGCTCCAGCTGGTGGTCAATCCAG GTGACCCTCGGGAATACCTGGACAGCTTTATCAAAATCGGCGAGGGCTCCACGGGTATCGTGTGCATCGCCAGCGAGAAACACAGCGGCAAGCAGGTGGCCGTGAAGAAGATGGACCtcaggaagcagcagaggagggagctGCTCTTCAACGag GTGGTGATCATGAGGGACTACCATCACGAGAACGTGGTGGACATGTACAACAGCTACCTGGTGGGGGACGAGCTGTGGGTCGTCATGGAGTTCCTCGAGGGCGGGGCTCTCACCGACATCGTGACTCACACCAG GATGAACGAGGAGCAGATCGCCACGGTGTGCCTGTCGGTGCTGAGGGCTCTGTCCTACCTGCACACGCAGGGCGTCATCCACCGCGACATCAAGAGCGACTCCATCCTCCTGACCAGTGACGGCAGG ATCAAGCTATCAGACTTCGGCTTCTGTGCCCAAGTTTCCAAAGAGGTGCCCAAGAGGAAGTCGCTGGTGGGCACGCCCTACTGGATGGCACCGGAGGTCATCTCCAGACTGCCTTATGGGACCGAG GTGGACATCTGGTCTTTAGGCATCATGGTGATCGAGATGGTGGACGGAGAGCCGCCCTACTTCAACGAACCCCCTCTGCAGGCCATGAGGAGGATACGGGACAACCTGCCCCCTCGGCTAAAAGAGTCGCACAAG GTGTCCTTGGTGCTACGGTCCTTCCTGGACCTCATGCTGGTGAGGGAGCCGTCGCAGAGGGCCACGGCCCAGGAGCTCCTCCAGCACCCCTTCCTCAAGCTGTCGGGACCGCCGTCCTGCATCGTGCCCCTCATGAGACACTATCGCCACCGCtga
- the pak5 gene encoding serine/threonine-protein kinase PAK 5 isoform X4, whose protein sequence is MFSYSVISSRKRIHPRAHSTLCTACRVSTISQQVSLNILKGGPGFSSMFGKKKKRLEISAPSNFEHRVHTGFDPREQKFTGLPQQWQSLLADTANRPKPMVDPSYITPIQLAPMKTIVRGNRPPKDASINGLLEDFDNISVTRSNSLRKESPPGPHQAGAGPKPPGGGGGGGGRPGAPEENGFSHYYSRYSCDLDTSGRDFSLDAGKPSFSADGDWAAGRHYRFTKQNGHSYPIRSPFYPDAMPQKADYGKLPPDYHTYLESKGRSADEAASTVGSGVGSSGYYRASVGGSSSQDYRDTSVGTPSRASLRSEQINYPDSEWSYGGLRDEYEKRPKSSYVAQTSPTPAIRQRSRSGSGLQEPNVPYAAGGAFKNPPQAHPYSSYTYPRLSESLANVQTLTKGDYERPARDGSPQVAGGDTYPRGPLKQPQGHMRPPGYPPAHLPYPPVFHHYKPSPYHHPPSQPSPPYTPQGAYSQPSSPYIPPGGYPPPSWGSSSDTQPSRVSHEQFRAALQLVVNPGDPREYLDSFIKIGEGSTGIVCIASEKHSGKQVAVKKMDLRKQQRRELLFNEVVIMRDYHHENVVDMYNSYLVGDELWVVMEFLEGGALTDIVTHTRMNEEQIATVCLSVLRALSYLHTQGVIHRDIKSDSILLTSDGRIKLSDFGFCAQVSKEVPKRKSLVGTPYWMAPEVISRLPYGTEVDIWSLGIMVIEMVDGEPPYFNEPPLQAMRRIRDNLPPRLKESHKVSLVLRSFLDLMLVREPSQRATAQELLQHPFLKLSGPPSCIVPLMRHYRHR, encoded by the exons ATGTTTTCTTACTCTGTAATTTCTTCTAGGAAGAGAATCCACCCGAGAGCACATAGTACACTTTGCACAGCGTGTAGAGTCTCCACAATCAGTCAGCAAGTCTCGCTAAATATCTTAAAAG GTGGTCCAGGGTTTTCCAGCATGtttgggaagaagaagaagcggctGGAGATCTCAGCCCCGTCAAACTTTGAGCACCGCGTCCACACGGGCTTCGACCCGCGGGAGCAGAAGTTCACCGGGCTGCCGCAGCAATGGCAGAGCCTGCTGGCGGACACCGCCAATCGCCCTAAGCCCATGGTGGACCCCTCCTACATCACCCCCATCCAGCTGGCGCCGATGAAG ACCATCGTTCGAGGGAACCGGCCCCCCAAAGACGCCTCCATCAACGGCCTTCTGGAGGACTTCGACAACATCTCCGTGACGCGCTCCAACTCCCTGCGCAAAGAGAGCCCGCCGGGCCCCCACCAGGCGGGAGCCGGCCCCAAGccccccggcggcggcggcggcggcggcggccgcccCGGCGCCCCGGAGGAGAACGGGTTCAGCCACTACTACTCCCGCTACTCCTGCGACCTGGACACCTCCGGCCGGGACTTTTCTCTCGACGCCGGCAAGCCGAGCTTCTCCGCGGACGGGGACTGGGCCGCCGGCAGGCACTACCGGTTCACCAAGCAGAACGGCCACTCGTACCCCATCCGCAGCCCCTTCTACCCGGACGCCATGCCCCAGAAGGCCGACTACGGCAAGCTCCCGCCGGACTACCACACCTACCTGGAGAGCAAAGGCCGCTCGGCCGACGAGGCGGCCTCCACGGTGGGCAGCGGCGTGGGCTCCAGCGGCTACTACCGGGCGTCCGTCGGCGGCTCGTCCAGCCAGGACTACCGGGACACGTCGGTGGGCACGCCGTCCCGCGCCTCGCTGCGCAGCGAGCAGATCAACTACCCGGACAGCGAGTGGAGCTACGGCGGCCTGCGGGACGAGTACGAGAAGCGGCCCAAGAGCTCGTACGTGGCGCAGACCAGCCCCACGCCGGCGATACGGCAGCGGTCCCGCTCGGGCTCCGGGCTGCAGGAGCCCAACGTCCCCTACGCCGCCGGCGGGGCGTTCAAGAACCCGCCGCAGGCCCACCCGTACAGCTCCTACACCTACCCGCGCCTCTCGGAGAGCCTCGCCAACGTCCAGACGCTAACCAAG GGCGACTACGAGCGTCCCGCGCGGGACGGCAGTCCCCAGGTCGCGGGGGGCGACACGTACCCCCGAGGGCCCCTCAAGCAGCCGCAGGGCCACATGAGGCCGCCGGGCTACCCGCCCGCTCACCTGCCCTACCCGCCCGTGTTCCACCATTACAAGCCGTCACCctaccaccaccccccctcccagcccAGCCCGCCCTACACCCCCCAG GGGGCCTACTCGCAGCCCTCCTCCCCCTACATCCCCCCGGGGGGCTACCCGCCCCCTTCCTGGGGGTCCAGCTCGGACACGCAGCCTTCCAGAGTCTCTCACGAGCAGTTCAGGGCTGCGCTCCAGCTGGTGGTCAATCCAG GTGACCCTCGGGAATACCTGGACAGCTTTATCAAAATCGGCGAGGGCTCCACGGGTATCGTGTGCATCGCCAGCGAGAAACACAGCGGCAAGCAGGTGGCCGTGAAGAAGATGGACCtcaggaagcagcagaggagggagctGCTCTTCAACGag GTGGTGATCATGAGGGACTACCATCACGAGAACGTGGTGGACATGTACAACAGCTACCTGGTGGGGGACGAGCTGTGGGTCGTCATGGAGTTCCTCGAGGGCGGGGCTCTCACCGACATCGTGACTCACACCAG GATGAACGAGGAGCAGATCGCCACGGTGTGCCTGTCGGTGCTGAGGGCTCTGTCCTACCTGCACACGCAGGGCGTCATCCACCGCGACATCAAGAGCGACTCCATCCTCCTGACCAGTGACGGCAGG ATCAAGCTATCAGACTTCGGCTTCTGTGCCCAAGTTTCCAAAGAGGTGCCCAAGAGGAAGTCGCTGGTGGGCACGCCCTACTGGATGGCACCGGAGGTCATCTCCAGACTGCCTTATGGGACCGAG GTGGACATCTGGTCTTTAGGCATCATGGTGATCGAGATGGTGGACGGAGAGCCGCCCTACTTCAACGAACCCCCTCTGCAGGCCATGAGGAGGATACGGGACAACCTGCCCCCTCGGCTAAAAGAGTCGCACAAG GTGTCCTTGGTGCTACGGTCCTTCCTGGACCTCATGCTGGTGAGGGAGCCGTCGCAGAGGGCCACGGCCCAGGAGCTCCTCCAGCACCCCTTCCTCAAGCTGTCGGGACCGCCGTCCTGCATCGTGCCCCTCATGAGACACTATCGCCACCGCtga
- the pak5 gene encoding serine/threonine-protein kinase PAK 5 isoform X3: MITWRSQTHNGAHSDHNIHRSGATASGGTCGPGFSSMFGKKKKRLEISAPSNFEHRVHTGFDPREQKFTGLPQQWQSLLADTANRPKPMVDPSYITPIQLAPMKISPKKVRSSETPLPKTIVRGNRPPKDASINGLLEDFDNISVTRSNSLRKESPPGPHQAGAGPKPPGGGGGGGGRPGAPEENGFSHYYSRYSCDLDTSGRDFSLDAGKPSFSADGDWAAGRHYRFTKQNGHSYPIRSPFYPDAMPQKADYGKLPPDYHTYLESKGRSADEAASTVGSGVGSSGYYRASVGGSSSQDYRDTSVGTPSRASLRSEQINYPDSEWSYGGLRDEYEKRPKSSYVAQTSPTPAIRQRSRSGSGLQEPNVPYAAGGAFKNPPQAHPYSSYTYPRLSESLANVQTLTKGDYERPARDGSPQVAGGDTYPRGPLKQPQGHMRPPGYPPAHLPYPPVFHHYKPSPYHHPPSQPSPPYTPQGAYSQPSSPYIPPGGYPPPSWGSSSDTQPSRVSHEQFRAALQLVVNPGDPREYLDSFIKIGEGSTGIVCIASEKHSGKQVAVKKMDLRKQQRRELLFNEVVIMRDYHHENVVDMYNSYLVGDELWVVMEFLEGGALTDIVTHTRMNEEQIATVCLSVLRALSYLHTQGVIHRDIKSDSILLTSDGRIKLSDFGFCAQVSKEVPKRKSLVGTPYWMAPEVISRLPYGTEVDIWSLGIMVIEMVDGEPPYFNEPPLQAMRRIRDNLPPRLKESHKVSLVLRSFLDLMLVREPSQRATAQELLQHPFLKLSGPPSCIVPLMRHYRHR, encoded by the exons GTGGTCCAGGGTTTTCCAGCATGtttgggaagaagaagaagcggctGGAGATCTCAGCCCCGTCAAACTTTGAGCACCGCGTCCACACGGGCTTCGACCCGCGGGAGCAGAAGTTCACCGGGCTGCCGCAGCAATGGCAGAGCCTGCTGGCGGACACCGCCAATCGCCCTAAGCCCATGGTGGACCCCTCCTACATCACCCCCATCCAGCTGGCGCCGATGAAG ATATCTCCCAAGAAAGTCCGGTCATCCGAAACGCCGTTGCCCAAA ACCATCGTTCGAGGGAACCGGCCCCCCAAAGACGCCTCCATCAACGGCCTTCTGGAGGACTTCGACAACATCTCCGTGACGCGCTCCAACTCCCTGCGCAAAGAGAGCCCGCCGGGCCCCCACCAGGCGGGAGCCGGCCCCAAGccccccggcggcggcggcggcggcggcggccgcccCGGCGCCCCGGAGGAGAACGGGTTCAGCCACTACTACTCCCGCTACTCCTGCGACCTGGACACCTCCGGCCGGGACTTTTCTCTCGACGCCGGCAAGCCGAGCTTCTCCGCGGACGGGGACTGGGCCGCCGGCAGGCACTACCGGTTCACCAAGCAGAACGGCCACTCGTACCCCATCCGCAGCCCCTTCTACCCGGACGCCATGCCCCAGAAGGCCGACTACGGCAAGCTCCCGCCGGACTACCACACCTACCTGGAGAGCAAAGGCCGCTCGGCCGACGAGGCGGCCTCCACGGTGGGCAGCGGCGTGGGCTCCAGCGGCTACTACCGGGCGTCCGTCGGCGGCTCGTCCAGCCAGGACTACCGGGACACGTCGGTGGGCACGCCGTCCCGCGCCTCGCTGCGCAGCGAGCAGATCAACTACCCGGACAGCGAGTGGAGCTACGGCGGCCTGCGGGACGAGTACGAGAAGCGGCCCAAGAGCTCGTACGTGGCGCAGACCAGCCCCACGCCGGCGATACGGCAGCGGTCCCGCTCGGGCTCCGGGCTGCAGGAGCCCAACGTCCCCTACGCCGCCGGCGGGGCGTTCAAGAACCCGCCGCAGGCCCACCCGTACAGCTCCTACACCTACCCGCGCCTCTCGGAGAGCCTCGCCAACGTCCAGACGCTAACCAAG GGCGACTACGAGCGTCCCGCGCGGGACGGCAGTCCCCAGGTCGCGGGGGGCGACACGTACCCCCGAGGGCCCCTCAAGCAGCCGCAGGGCCACATGAGGCCGCCGGGCTACCCGCCCGCTCACCTGCCCTACCCGCCCGTGTTCCACCATTACAAGCCGTCACCctaccaccaccccccctcccagcccAGCCCGCCCTACACCCCCCAG GGGGCCTACTCGCAGCCCTCCTCCCCCTACATCCCCCCGGGGGGCTACCCGCCCCCTTCCTGGGGGTCCAGCTCGGACACGCAGCCTTCCAGAGTCTCTCACGAGCAGTTCAGGGCTGCGCTCCAGCTGGTGGTCAATCCAG GTGACCCTCGGGAATACCTGGACAGCTTTATCAAAATCGGCGAGGGCTCCACGGGTATCGTGTGCATCGCCAGCGAGAAACACAGCGGCAAGCAGGTGGCCGTGAAGAAGATGGACCtcaggaagcagcagaggagggagctGCTCTTCAACGag GTGGTGATCATGAGGGACTACCATCACGAGAACGTGGTGGACATGTACAACAGCTACCTGGTGGGGGACGAGCTGTGGGTCGTCATGGAGTTCCTCGAGGGCGGGGCTCTCACCGACATCGTGACTCACACCAG GATGAACGAGGAGCAGATCGCCACGGTGTGCCTGTCGGTGCTGAGGGCTCTGTCCTACCTGCACACGCAGGGCGTCATCCACCGCGACATCAAGAGCGACTCCATCCTCCTGACCAGTGACGGCAGG ATCAAGCTATCAGACTTCGGCTTCTGTGCCCAAGTTTCCAAAGAGGTGCCCAAGAGGAAGTCGCTGGTGGGCACGCCCTACTGGATGGCACCGGAGGTCATCTCCAGACTGCCTTATGGGACCGAG GTGGACATCTGGTCTTTAGGCATCATGGTGATCGAGATGGTGGACGGAGAGCCGCCCTACTTCAACGAACCCCCTCTGCAGGCCATGAGGAGGATACGGGACAACCTGCCCCCTCGGCTAAAAGAGTCGCACAAG GTGTCCTTGGTGCTACGGTCCTTCCTGGACCTCATGCTGGTGAGGGAGCCGTCGCAGAGGGCCACGGCCCAGGAGCTCCTCCAGCACCCCTTCCTCAAGCTGTCGGGACCGCCGTCCTGCATCGTGCCCCTCATGAGACACTATCGCCACCGCtga